In Paraburkholderia sp. PGU19, the sequence ATGATGTCATGGGCGAAACGCGAAAGCTCCCGTTGCCCGAATTGACACCGGAAGATTTTCTCCTCCGACGTCATCGTTCGCACGTAAATGAACGGCAGTTCTTGAATACCATTTCATGAGGATAATGCGTATTTCTTAAGGAAAACTTATCTCCACCGCGGGTCGCTGCTGCTACGTAATTTGAAGAGGACATCCGACATAGAACGACAATCAGAGGATATCAAAGCATTCAATATGTGCTCGAACATATCGATAACGGAGGTCGATTTAACCATCCGTTAAGAATGTTCTCCTATGCTATTCGTACTGGTTGATCGCAAGGTTGCTTTCGCCAGCGACTGATCCCGGGAGGTTATAGATCATGAAGTCCCTGATTCTCGCAACTACAATCGTCGCGTCGTTTGTGCTACCGCATATATCATTTGCACAATCATCAAATCAGCCTGTTACCCGCGCCCAGATTCATGCGGACCTGGTTCAACTTGAACACGCTGGATACAAACCATCGAAGGCACACTATCCAGATGACATTCTGGCGGCAGAAAAACGCATAGCCAACGAACAGCAGGCGCGTGCGCCTGGTCAGACTAGCGTCGGTGGCGTTTCCGGTAGCATGTCGCAGTCTGGTTCTCACGTCTCGCCAGGCAGCTGGAACGCAATGTACGGTCGCCACTGAACGCTCGCCCCCAAGCCAGCGTGACAACAATCACCTAGACGATGTTTCTTCGAAGAGAGCGCGCCGCTCTTGCGGGGCGCTTCCCTTTATTACGCCTCGATGGTGCAGTTCATTACCCACGTCAACAAATTCAAGCGACCGTTTGCTTGTCGGACGACCGAAGGAGGCATCGAAGAACACCTGATTACCGTGCAGTTTCTTGACCAGGATCGCGATCAAATAAGACGATGACTATCGGTTCGCAAGAGGTTCGTGGAACCTGCATTGCGCTATGGCGCGTTCACGTGCCGTTGCACCGGTTTCATCGAAGCTATCAACGGCTTGTTTCCGGCGACCAGGCGCAAGCCCCGTGCTTACACGCGCTGCAATAGCATGCGGACGCTGAGAAACTCTACTTCGCCGCTTTCAATTCGGAT encodes:
- a CDS encoding DUF4148 domain-containing protein — its product is MKSLILATTIVASFVLPHISFAQSSNQPVTRAQIHADLVQLEHAGYKPSKAHYPDDILAAEKRIANEQQARAPGQTSVGGVSGSMSQSGSHVSPGSWNAMYGRH